Proteins co-encoded in one Burkholderia ambifaria AMMD genomic window:
- a CDS encoding glutathione S-transferase family protein — protein sequence MNAYRLYLSPGACSLAAHIALEETGAPFDVEIVSVRERQNLDARYLAINPKARVPVLAIPGEPRVLTETPAILTYLARRHPDAQLLPLDDPLREARCHEWLAWLVGWVHGVGYGTLWRPGRFIGDPALHGAISAHGRGLIDAANASIEAALADGRTWAEPGGHSIVDPFLLVLYRWGVAIGLDMTRHPAWTAHAQREAERPAARRAVAREQV from the coding sequence ATGAACGCATATCGTCTCTATCTTTCGCCGGGCGCGTGTTCGCTCGCCGCCCACATCGCGCTCGAGGAAACCGGCGCGCCGTTCGACGTCGAGATCGTGTCCGTGCGCGAGCGGCAGAATCTCGACGCGCGCTATCTCGCGATCAACCCGAAGGCGCGCGTGCCCGTGCTCGCGATTCCGGGCGAGCCGCGCGTGCTGACCGAAACGCCCGCGATCCTCACGTATCTCGCGCGCCGCCATCCGGACGCGCAGCTGCTGCCCCTCGACGATCCGCTGCGCGAGGCGCGCTGCCACGAATGGCTCGCGTGGCTGGTCGGCTGGGTGCACGGCGTCGGCTACGGCACGCTGTGGCGGCCGGGGCGCTTCATCGGCGATCCCGCGCTGCACGGTGCGATCAGTGCGCACGGGCGCGGGCTGATCGACGCCGCGAACGCATCGATCGAAGCCGCGCTCGCCGACGGCCGCACGTGGGCCGAGCCGGGCGGTCATTCGATCGTCGATCCGTTCCTGCTGGTGCTGTATCGCTGGGGCGTCGCGATCGGGCTCGACATGACGCGGCATCCCGCGTGGACCGCGCATGCGCAGCGCGAGGCCGAGCGGCCGGCCGCTCGGCGCGCGGTGGCGCGCGAGCAGGTCTGA
- a CDS encoding FAD binding domain-containing protein: MEAISYERATDVAAAVRAAQRPGAAFIGGGTNLLDLMKGGVARPVALIDITRIAGLDTVDALPGGGLRIGALVRNSDAADHPRIRTDYPLLSQALLAGASAQLRNMATVGGNLMQRTRCPYFYDPAFAQCNKRAPGSGCAAIGGHNRMHAILGASPQCVAVNPSDMSVALAALDAVVQVSGPHGARQIPFASFHRLPGDRPDLDTTLEPGELITAVDLPPPRFADHAHYLKVRDRASYAFALVAVAAALRMDGPRIAEARIALGGVAHKPLRATAAERHLAGRAPTDAALREAAALELRDARPLDGNGFKVALAQRAIVRAVTIAAGATGGAA; the protein is encoded by the coding sequence ATGGAAGCGATCTCCTACGAACGCGCCACCGACGTCGCCGCTGCCGTGCGCGCGGCGCAGCGGCCGGGCGCGGCGTTCATCGGCGGCGGCACGAACCTGCTCGACCTGATGAAGGGCGGCGTCGCACGGCCCGTCGCGCTCATCGACATCACGCGCATCGCGGGCCTCGACACGGTCGATGCACTGCCCGGCGGCGGGCTGCGCATCGGTGCGCTCGTGCGCAACAGCGACGCGGCCGACCATCCGCGCATTCGCACCGACTATCCGCTGCTGTCGCAAGCGCTGCTCGCCGGCGCGTCCGCGCAATTGCGCAACATGGCGACGGTGGGCGGCAACCTGATGCAGCGCACGCGCTGTCCGTATTTCTACGATCCGGCGTTCGCGCAATGCAACAAGCGCGCGCCGGGCAGCGGCTGCGCGGCAATCGGCGGCCACAACCGGATGCACGCGATACTCGGCGCGAGCCCGCAGTGCGTGGCGGTGAACCCGTCGGACATGAGCGTCGCGCTCGCGGCGCTCGACGCCGTCGTGCAGGTCAGCGGCCCGCACGGCGCGCGGCAGATTCCGTTCGCGTCGTTTCACCGCTTGCCCGGCGATCGGCCCGATCTCGACACGACGCTCGAGCCCGGCGAACTGATCACCGCGGTCGACCTGCCGCCGCCGCGCTTCGCCGACCATGCGCACTATCTGAAGGTGCGCGACCGTGCGAGCTACGCGTTCGCGCTGGTGGCCGTGGCCGCCGCATTGCGGATGGACGGCCCGCGCATTGCGGAGGCGCGGATCGCGCTCGGCGGCGTCGCGCACAAGCCGCTGCGCGCGACGGCCGCGGAACGGCACCTCGCGGGGCGCGCGCCGACCGATGCCGCGCTGCGCGAGGCGGCCGCGCTCGAGTTGCGCGATGCGCGGCCGCTCGACGGTAACGGATTCAAGGTCGCGCTCGCGCAGCGCGCGATCGTGCGCGCGGTGACCATTGCCGCCGGCGCGACGGGAGGTGCCGCATGA
- a CDS encoding LysR substrate-binding domain-containing protein → MSGQDNAYGAASLAAPDAALARPNFDVAALRSLVAGVDLGSFAKAADRVARSSSAVSAQIRKLEEQAGTPLFVKAGRGLALTDAGDAMLRYARRMIELNDEAAAAVRGVNLDGWVRVGLQEDFGEAILPDVLGRFARAHPKVRIEARVARNAELLERLDANQLDLALVWGDPASATLVSRAGIDSDAIAQVPMQWIAAVGAAGFGMPDGGGPADGGDDGDASLRAMRASAEPLPLVVFDRPCRFFGAATDALDRAGVPWRVAFTTPSLAGLWAAASAGLGLTVRSHYGLPASVRVLDAASFGLPELPSLPLMLLRRTSSATPTVERLARIVTQAVRDATQAEVAMLAA, encoded by the coding sequence ATGTCCGGACAAGACAATGCCTACGGCGCGGCGTCACTCGCGGCACCCGACGCCGCGCTGGCCCGACCGAACTTCGACGTCGCCGCGTTGCGCAGCCTGGTGGCGGGCGTGGATCTCGGCAGCTTCGCGAAGGCTGCCGATCGCGTCGCGCGTTCGTCGTCGGCGGTGAGCGCGCAGATCCGCAAGCTCGAGGAGCAGGCCGGCACGCCGCTGTTCGTGAAGGCCGGGCGCGGGCTTGCGCTGACCGACGCCGGCGACGCGATGCTGCGCTATGCGCGGCGGATGATCGAACTGAACGACGAAGCGGCCGCGGCCGTGCGCGGCGTGAATCTCGACGGCTGGGTGCGGGTCGGCCTGCAGGAGGATTTCGGCGAGGCGATCCTGCCCGACGTGCTCGGGCGTTTCGCGCGTGCGCATCCGAAGGTGAGGATCGAGGCGCGCGTCGCGCGCAACGCGGAGCTGCTCGAGCGGCTCGACGCGAACCAGCTCGATCTCGCGCTGGTGTGGGGCGATCCGGCGTCGGCGACGCTCGTGTCGCGCGCGGGCATCGACAGCGACGCGATCGCGCAGGTGCCGATGCAGTGGATCGCGGCGGTGGGCGCGGCGGGCTTCGGCATGCCGGACGGTGGCGGCCCGGCGGATGGGGGCGACGACGGCGACGCGAGTCTGCGTGCGATGCGCGCGTCGGCCGAGCCGCTGCCGCTCGTCGTGTTCGACCGGCCGTGCCGGTTCTTCGGCGCGGCGACCGACGCGCTCGACCGCGCGGGCGTGCCGTGGCGCGTCGCGTTCACGACGCCGAGCCTGGCCGGGCTGTGGGCCGCGGCGTCAGCCGGCCTCGGGCTGACGGTGCGCTCGCATTATGGGTTGCCCGCGTCGGTGCGCGTGCTCGACGCGGCGTCGTTCGGGCTGCCGGAACTGCCGAGCCTGCCGCTGATGCTGCTGCGGCGCACGTCGTCGGCGACGCCGACCGTCGAGCGGCTCGCGCGGATCGTCACGCAGGCGGTGCGGGACGCGACGCAGGCAGAAGTGGCGATGCTTGCGGCGTAA
- a CDS encoding TonB-dependent receptor gives MSRCIQSRATPPRRASASVAFAMMTCAAAPACADEGEPRHAPHLNPIFVHGERDAGSRVDRSGSAKYATPLLDVPQTITVVPRVVLDEQQALSLREALSNVAGITFNAGEGGGGSGDMFNIRGFSANANMQIDGLRDSAQNNRSDLFNIEAVEVIKGPNSVFGGAGTTGGSVNLVSKTPKAGASTEAGTMLGTSGYRRVTLDANRPLPGTDDRAAFRLNAMAHVNEVPGRDDIRKRRWGVAPSLAFGLGTPTRVTLGYFHQYDNNLPDYGLPAHNGQVLAGVSRDSYFGWRNLDRERITSDAFTVKAEHDVSSSLKVQNLSRYAHLNRDTVISASHVNLQGLPPGRYKPAGPQGYGRDASTAMWANQTNITSEFATLGIGHTLVTGFEISRETYGRTTYSYGLNRFYPADGFALAAPPGIWQGPARRQDSARNDTALVVKALYAFDTISLGRNWDVDVGLRHDWIDGWAESTPAGKPTERADSGDRHLSTRAALVFKPTDNGRAYFAYGTSFNPSAEFLVTTGSGVSAATGALAPEKNESFELGAKWEGLAGIALNGALFQTEKKNARERMADGGYALVGRQRVRGVELGAAGKVTPRWDLFANYTYLASVTLSSPATPRRGGQALGNTPRHAFNVWTTYRLPAGWTMGYGSHFVGRRNVTSQGDGKLGAYWVHSLMAGYEVSRRLRFQLNVDNLFDRAYVERVRQVSGSESRSSAVELGDGRSAMLSAVYTF, from the coding sequence ATGAGCCGTTGCATTCAGTCGCGCGCGACGCCGCCGCGCCGCGCGAGCGCGTCCGTCGCATTCGCGATGATGACCTGTGCGGCCGCGCCGGCCTGCGCGGACGAGGGCGAGCCGCGGCACGCGCCGCACCTGAACCCGATCTTCGTTCACGGCGAGCGCGACGCGGGTTCGCGCGTCGACCGCTCGGGCTCCGCCAAATATGCGACGCCGCTGCTCGACGTGCCGCAGACGATCACCGTCGTGCCGCGCGTGGTGCTCGACGAACAGCAGGCGCTGAGCCTGCGCGAGGCGCTGTCGAACGTCGCGGGCATCACGTTCAACGCGGGAGAGGGCGGCGGCGGTTCGGGCGACATGTTCAATATCCGCGGCTTCAGCGCGAATGCGAACATGCAGATCGACGGGCTGCGCGACAGTGCGCAGAACAATCGCAGCGACCTGTTCAACATCGAGGCGGTCGAAGTGATCAAGGGGCCGAACTCGGTATTCGGCGGCGCGGGCACGACGGGCGGCTCGGTGAACCTCGTCAGCAAGACGCCGAAGGCCGGTGCGTCCACGGAGGCCGGCACGATGCTCGGCACGTCCGGCTATCGCCGCGTGACGCTCGATGCGAACCGGCCGCTGCCCGGCACCGACGATCGGGCGGCGTTCCGCCTGAACGCGATGGCGCACGTCAACGAAGTGCCGGGCCGCGACGACATCCGCAAGCGGCGCTGGGGTGTCGCGCCGTCGCTGGCGTTCGGTCTCGGCACGCCGACGCGCGTCACGCTCGGCTATTTTCACCAGTACGACAACAACCTGCCCGACTACGGGCTGCCGGCGCACAACGGCCAGGTGCTGGCCGGCGTGTCGCGCGACAGCTATTTCGGCTGGCGCAATCTCGATCGCGAACGCATCACGTCGGACGCGTTCACCGTGAAGGCCGAACACGACGTGTCGTCCAGCCTGAAGGTGCAGAACCTGAGCCGCTATGCGCACCTGAATCGCGACACCGTGATTTCCGCGTCGCACGTGAACCTGCAGGGGCTGCCGCCCGGGCGCTACAAGCCGGCCGGGCCGCAGGGCTACGGCCGCGATGCGTCGACCGCGATGTGGGCGAACCAGACGAACATCACGAGCGAGTTCGCGACGCTCGGGATCGGGCACACGCTCGTCACCGGCTTCGAGATCTCGCGGGAAACGTACGGCCGCACGACCTATTCGTACGGGCTCAACCGGTTCTATCCGGCCGACGGTTTCGCGCTCGCCGCGCCGCCGGGCATCTGGCAAGGGCCCGCGCGGCGCCAGGACAGCGCGCGCAACGACACGGCGCTCGTCGTGAAGGCGCTGTACGCGTTCGACACGATCTCGCTCGGCCGGAATTGGGATGTCGACGTCGGGCTGCGGCACGACTGGATCGACGGCTGGGCGGAAAGTACGCCGGCCGGCAAACCGACCGAGCGCGCGGACAGCGGCGACCGTCATCTGAGCACGCGCGCGGCCCTCGTGTTCAAGCCGACCGACAACGGCCGCGCGTATTTCGCCTATGGCACATCGTTCAACCCGTCTGCCGAATTTCTCGTGACCACCGGCTCCGGCGTGAGCGCGGCGACCGGTGCGCTCGCCCCCGAGAAAAACGAGAGCTTCGAGCTCGGCGCGAAATGGGAAGGGCTCGCGGGCATCGCGCTGAACGGCGCGCTGTTCCAGACCGAAAAGAAGAACGCGCGCGAACGAATGGCCGACGGCGGCTACGCGCTCGTGGGCCGGCAGCGCGTGCGCGGTGTCGAACTCGGTGCCGCCGGCAAGGTGACGCCGCGCTGGGACCTGTTCGCGAACTACACGTATCTGGCGAGCGTCACGCTCAGTTCGCCGGCCACGCCGCGCCGCGGGGGCCAGGCGCTCGGCAACACGCCGCGGCATGCGTTCAACGTGTGGACGACCTATCGATTGCCGGCGGGCTGGACGATGGGCTACGGTTCGCACTTCGTCGGCCGGCGCAACGTGACGTCGCAAGGCGACGGCAAGCTTGGCGCGTACTGGGTGCACAGCCTGATGGCCGGCTACGAGGTGAGCCGCCGGCTGCGCTTCCAGCTGAACGTCGACAACCTGTTCGATCGTGCGTATGTCGAACGCGTGCGGCAGGTGTCGGGAAGCGAATCGCGATCGTCCGCGGTCGAGCTCGGCGACGGCCGCTCGGCGATGCTGTCGGCCGTGTACACGTTCTGA
- a CDS encoding xanthine dehydrogenase family protein molybdopterin-binding subunit, with product MNTLTGQPLDRVDGELKVTGGARYAAEFADARLAHAVLVTSTIPSGRIESIDTARARAMPGVLLVMTHENAMRLPNGGRPPLSPPAGRRLTLLQDDAVRYSNEPVAVVVADTLEHATDAANAVRVRYRASNAALDFAREKGAARVPPKQQGRAMDTQRGDVEAGLREGAVRIDATYTTPMQHHNPIEPHATMAHWDGPTLTLHDATQGVSGASTAVAAVFGIAPEQVRVISPFLGGGFGCKGSSWSHVSLCAMAAKQVGRPVRLALTRPQMFGPVGGRPFTEQRVVLAARHDGTLTAMRHDSIVTTSTFEDWTEMCGMPSRIMYAVPNQATTHRIVALNVGTPTFMRAPGETPGSFALESAMDELAWRLGMDPVALRLANYAEVDPQDGKPWSSNKLRECYRVGAQRFGWSRRTGAPRTMRDGDTLIGLGMAAATYPANRSEAAARARILPDGTAEVASGTQDIGTGTYTVMTQVAADALGFAPQHVRFVLGDSSLPRAPVSGGSQSAASVAPAVREAALQARAQLIALAIADPGSPLHGAAADDVTVDDGWLVHRGDPSRRDPAAAVIARAGGHPIDAQATTKPGDEKSRYASHSFGAVFAEVHVDAELGTIRVPRIVGVYSVGRVLNAKTARSQLLGGMVWGLGTALEEGSHLDVRHGRFTNANLAEYHVPVNADIGEFDVTFVDESDTHFNPLGIRGIGEIGITGVPAAIANAVYHATGVRVRDLPITLDKVAMPARA from the coding sequence ATGAACACGTTGACGGGACAGCCGCTCGACCGCGTCGACGGCGAACTCAAGGTGACGGGCGGCGCGCGTTATGCGGCCGAGTTTGCCGATGCGCGGCTCGCGCATGCGGTGCTCGTGACCAGCACGATTCCATCGGGACGCATCGAGTCGATCGACACGGCGCGTGCCCGCGCGATGCCGGGCGTGCTGCTCGTGATGACGCACGAGAATGCGATGCGGCTGCCGAACGGCGGCCGTCCGCCGCTGTCGCCACCCGCCGGGCGCCGGCTCACGCTGCTGCAGGACGACGCGGTGCGCTACAGCAACGAGCCCGTCGCGGTCGTCGTCGCCGACACGCTCGAGCATGCGACCGACGCCGCGAATGCGGTGCGCGTGCGCTATCGCGCGAGCAATGCCGCGCTCGATTTCGCGCGCGAGAAGGGCGCTGCACGCGTGCCGCCGAAGCAGCAGGGGCGCGCGATGGATACGCAGCGCGGCGACGTCGAGGCCGGCCTGCGCGAAGGCGCGGTGCGCATCGACGCGACCTACACGACGCCGATGCAGCATCACAACCCGATCGAGCCGCACGCGACGATGGCGCACTGGGACGGGCCGACGCTCACGCTGCACGATGCGACGCAGGGCGTGTCCGGCGCGAGCACCGCGGTGGCCGCGGTCTTCGGCATCGCGCCGGAACAGGTCCGCGTGATTTCACCGTTCCTCGGCGGCGGCTTCGGCTGCAAGGGATCGTCGTGGTCGCACGTGTCGCTGTGCGCGATGGCCGCGAAGCAGGTCGGTCGCCCGGTCCGGCTCGCGCTGACGCGGCCGCAGATGTTCGGCCCGGTCGGGGGCCGGCCGTTCACCGAACAGCGCGTCGTGCTGGCCGCCCGCCACGACGGCACGCTGACCGCGATGCGCCACGACTCGATCGTCACCACGTCGACCTTCGAGGACTGGACGGAGATGTGCGGGATGCCGTCGCGCATCATGTATGCGGTGCCGAACCAGGCGACCACGCACCGGATCGTGGCGCTGAACGTCGGCACGCCGACGTTCATGCGCGCGCCCGGCGAGACGCCCGGCTCGTTCGCGCTCGAATCGGCGATGGACGAACTCGCGTGGCGGCTCGGGATGGATCCGGTCGCGCTGCGGCTCGCGAATTATGCCGAGGTCGATCCGCAGGACGGCAAGCCGTGGTCGAGCAACAAGCTGCGCGAGTGCTACCGCGTCGGCGCGCAACGCTTCGGCTGGTCGCGCCGCACCGGCGCGCCGCGCACGATGCGCGACGGCGACACGCTGATCGGCCTCGGGATGGCGGCCGCCACGTATCCGGCGAACCGCAGCGAGGCGGCCGCGCGTGCGCGCATCCTGCCGGACGGCACGGCCGAAGTGGCGTCGGGCACGCAGGACATCGGTACGGGCACCTACACCGTGATGACGCAGGTCGCCGCCGATGCGCTCGGCTTCGCGCCGCAACACGTGCGTTTCGTGCTCGGCGATTCGAGCCTGCCGCGCGCGCCGGTGTCGGGCGGCTCGCAATCGGCGGCGAGCGTCGCGCCGGCCGTGCGCGAGGCCGCCCTGCAGGCGCGCGCGCAGCTGATCGCGCTGGCGATCGCCGATCCGGGCTCGCCGCTGCACGGCGCCGCGGCCGACGACGTGACGGTCGACGACGGCTGGCTCGTGCATCGCGGCGACCCGTCGCGGCGCGATCCGGCCGCCGCAGTGATCGCGCGGGCGGGCGGCCATCCGATCGACGCGCAGGCGACGACGAAGCCGGGCGACGAGAAGTCGCGCTACGCGTCCCACTCGTTCGGCGCGGTGTTCGCGGAAGTGCACGTCGACGCCGAACTCGGCACGATCCGCGTGCCGCGCATCGTCGGCGTGTACAGCGTCGGCCGCGTGCTCAATGCGAAGACCGCGCGCAGCCAGTTGCTCGGCGGGATGGTGTGGGGGCTCGGCACGGCGCTCGAGGAAGGTTCGCATCTCGACGTGCGGCACGGCCGCTTCACGAATGCGAACCTCGCCGAATATCACGTGCCGGTGAACGCGGATATCGGCGAGTTCGACGTGACCTTCGTCGACGAGAGCGACACGCACTTCAATCCGCTCGGCATCCGCGGTATCGGCGAGATCGGGATCACCGGCGTGCCGGCCGCGATTGCCAACGCCGTCTATCACGCGACGGGCGTGCGCGTGCGCGATCTGCCGATCACGCTCGACAAGGTGGCGATGCCGGCGCGGGCCTGA
- the dapA gene encoding 4-hydroxy-tetrahydrodipicolinate synthase, protein MHTRFEGIWLPIITPFHDGEVDHGALARLARHYAAAGIAGFVAGATTGEGVLLDAREQDAVFATLRDAVPGLPVVVGLTASATHFAAARARELAALRPDGLLVTPPVYVRPTQDGIRRHVEAIVDAADLPVLVYNIPYRTGVNVELETLQALARDPRVAGIKECGGTLDRMSRLVHDTPLAILSGDDNQNFAALCAGAHGAIASSAHVLPEWHVRIHALLRDGRLADARELSVALQPLVAALFAEPNPAPVKAVLAAQGWCEDGLRLPFVPASDGLRGRLAEILATLGAIAPDSAAA, encoded by the coding sequence ATGCACACACGTTTCGAAGGTATCTGGCTGCCAATCATCACGCCGTTCCATGACGGCGAGGTCGACCACGGCGCGCTCGCGCGACTCGCGCGTCACTATGCGGCGGCGGGTATCGCGGGGTTCGTCGCAGGCGCGACGACCGGTGAAGGCGTGCTGCTCGACGCGCGCGAACAGGACGCCGTGTTCGCGACGTTGCGCGATGCGGTGCCCGGCCTGCCGGTCGTCGTCGGGCTCACCGCGAGCGCGACGCACTTCGCGGCCGCCCGCGCACGCGAGCTCGCCGCGCTGCGGCCCGACGGGCTGCTCGTCACGCCGCCCGTCTACGTTCGGCCGACGCAGGACGGCATCCGCCGCCACGTGGAAGCGATCGTCGACGCGGCCGACCTGCCGGTCCTCGTCTACAACATCCCGTACCGCACCGGCGTGAACGTCGAACTGGAGACGCTGCAGGCGCTCGCGCGCGACCCGCGCGTCGCGGGCATCAAGGAATGCGGCGGCACGCTCGACCGAATGAGCCGGCTCGTGCACGACACCCCGCTCGCGATCCTTTCCGGCGACGACAACCAGAACTTCGCTGCGCTGTGTGCCGGCGCGCATGGCGCAATCGCGAGCAGCGCGCATGTGCTGCCCGAGTGGCACGTGCGCATCCATGCGCTGCTGCGCGACGGCCGGCTCGCCGACGCGCGCGAGCTGTCGGTCGCGCTGCAGCCGCTGGTCGCGGCGCTGTTCGCGGAGCCGAATCCGGCCCCGGTGAAGGCGGTGCTGGCCGCGCAGGGGTGGTGCGAGGACGGGTTGCGGCTGCCGTTCGTGCCGGCGAGCGACGGCTTGCGGGGCAGGCTGGCCGAAATTCTGGCCACGCTCGGAGCAATCGCGCCGGACAGCGCCGCCGCATAG
- a CDS encoding LysR substrate-binding domain-containing protein produces the protein MRRIHLPPLQTLRAFEAAVRLQSFTRAADELALTQGAVSQHIRALEAQLGHPLFTRERNGATPTHAAHALVLQVRQGLSVLERAFEPALAVRDRPRTCDVTLNVSVLPSVAERWLAPRLPRFAAAHPHIAIALHPDAALAPLRKRDRIDVALRYGPGTWPGVVAEKLMNETVFPVASPAYRNRDGIAPRTPADLVRATLLRHPAQPWEPWFQAARLDLVESARAPRFTDANALIDAALKGRGVALARRSLIEPELAAGTLVRVSTVRVTDVYAHYVVWRPGHPHEAAIRTWLDWLRSEVRRRTPRR, from the coding sequence ATGCGACGCATCCACCTTCCCCCGCTGCAGACGCTGCGCGCGTTCGAAGCCGCCGTGCGGCTGCAGAGCTTCACGCGCGCGGCCGACGAACTCGCGCTCACGCAGGGCGCGGTCAGCCAGCACATCCGCGCGCTCGAAGCGCAGCTCGGTCATCCGCTGTTCACGCGCGAGCGCAACGGCGCCACGCCGACGCATGCCGCGCACGCGCTCGTGCTGCAGGTGCGCCAGGGCCTGAGCGTGCTCGAACGCGCGTTCGAGCCGGCGCTCGCCGTGCGCGACCGCCCGCGCACCTGCGACGTCACGCTGAACGTGAGCGTGCTGCCGAGCGTCGCCGAGCGCTGGCTCGCGCCGCGCCTGCCGCGCTTCGCGGCCGCGCATCCGCACATCGCGATCGCGCTGCATCCGGACGCGGCGCTCGCGCCGCTGCGCAAGCGCGACCGCATCGACGTCGCGCTGCGCTACGGGCCTGGCACCTGGCCGGGCGTCGTCGCCGAGAAGCTGATGAACGAGACGGTCTTTCCGGTCGCGAGCCCCGCGTACCGCAATCGCGACGGCATCGCGCCGCGCACGCCAGCCGATCTCGTGCGCGCGACCCTGCTGCGCCACCCCGCGCAGCCGTGGGAACCGTGGTTCCAGGCCGCTCGCCTCGACCTCGTCGAATCCGCGCGCGCGCCGCGCTTCACCGATGCGAACGCGCTGATCGACGCGGCGCTGAAAGGACGCGGCGTCGCGCTCGCGCGCCGCTCGCTGATCGAACCCGAACTCGCGGCCGGCACGCTCGTGCGCGTGTCGACGGTGCGCGTGACCGACGTGTATGCGCACTACGTGGTGTGGCGCCCCGGCCATCCGCACGAAGCGGCGATCCGCACGTGGCTCGACTGGCTGCGCAGCGAAGTGCGGCGCAGGACGCCGCGACGCTGA
- a CDS encoding MFS transporter has protein sequence MDTSCLASPSSPAHDARGPAHRWRVLAAGVAANMSFSAAAAGIPTTAVWMRSAYHLDNGALGLVLGALGFGVALSELPWGIAADRFGDRRVLLTGLVATAAMLALMVITIVPSAHAVPPLMRVVAAMCCVGLLGGSVNGSSGRAVMRWFGERERGLAMSIRQTAVPLGGGVGAALLPSLASHAGFAAVYGALMLLCAGSAALTWRWLHEPPDAPAAAHGPTAHRPATQQPPAAAAAARSPLASGRVWRIVLGIGALCAPQFAVLTFATVFLHDFGRLGLAGISAAMVALQVGAMVMRVWSGRHTDRHGNRRAYLRGSVCVAAGSFALLAAATAGSPHVPLAAIVAILVFAGICVSAWHGVAYTELATLAGANHAGTALGMANTIVYLGLFATPLAIPPLLAVSSWSVVWLAAALIAGATYPLFAR, from the coding sequence ATGGATACCTCCTGCCTCGCTTCCCCGTCCTCGCCCGCGCACGATGCGCGCGGCCCGGCCCATCGCTGGCGCGTGCTCGCGGCCGGCGTCGCCGCGAACATGAGCTTTTCCGCCGCCGCGGCCGGCATTCCGACCACCGCCGTGTGGATGCGCTCGGCCTACCACCTCGACAACGGCGCGCTCGGCCTCGTGCTCGGCGCGCTCGGCTTCGGCGTCGCGCTGTCGGAGCTGCCGTGGGGGATCGCCGCCGACCGTTTCGGCGACCGCCGCGTGTTGCTCACCGGCCTCGTCGCGACGGCCGCGATGCTGGCGCTGATGGTGATCACGATCGTCCCGAGCGCGCATGCGGTGCCGCCGCTGATGCGCGTCGTCGCGGCGATGTGCTGCGTCGGCCTGCTCGGCGGCAGCGTGAACGGCTCGAGCGGACGCGCGGTGATGCGCTGGTTCGGCGAGCGCGAACGCGGGCTCGCGATGAGCATCCGCCAGACGGCCGTGCCGCTCGGCGGCGGCGTCGGCGCGGCGCTGCTGCCGTCGCTCGCATCGCATGCCGGCTTCGCCGCGGTGTACGGTGCGCTGATGCTGCTGTGTGCCGGATCGGCCGCGCTGACGTGGCGCTGGCTGCACGAACCGCCCGACGCGCCGGCCGCCGCGCACGGCCCCACCGCGCACCGCCCCGCCACGCAGCAACCGCCGGCCGCGGCCGCAGCCGCGCGCAGCCCGCTCGCCAGCGGCCGCGTGTGGCGCATCGTGCTCGGCATCGGCGCGCTATGTGCGCCGCAGTTCGCGGTGCTCACGTTCGCGACCGTGTTCCTGCACGATTTCGGCCGGCTCGGCCTCGCCGGCATCAGCGCGGCGATGGTCGCGCTGCAGGTCGGCGCGATGGTGATGCGCGTCTGGAGCGGTCGTCATACCGACCGCCACGGCAACCGGCGCGCGTATCTGCGCGGGTCGGTGTGCGTGGCGGCTGGATCGTTCGCGCTGCTCGCGGCCGCGACCGCCGGCAGCCCGCACGTGCCGCTCGCCGCGATCGTCGCGATTCTCGTGTTCGCCGGTATTTGCGTGTCGGCATGGCACGGCGTCGCGTACACCGAACTCGCGACGCTCGCGGGCGCGAACCACGCGGGCACCGCGCTCGGGATGGCGAACACGATCGTCTATCTCGGGTTGTTCGCCACGCCGCTCGCGATTCCGCCGCTGCTCGCCGTCAGTTCGTGGAGCGTGGTCTGGCTCGCCGCCGCGCTGATCGCGGGCGCGACGTACCCGCTGTTTGCCCGCTAG